GAGTAAACGCAAGATGATCGGTGCACAGTCGGCATTCGCCCTGCTGGCCCTGGCCGTGTCCCACGTGCAGGCAGCCACCAGCCCTGCGCTGGATGAAGGCCGGGTGAACCGTGCGGAAAAAGCCGCGGATAACACCCTGGCGAAGATGACGATGGAAGAAAAACTCGCCTACATCGGCGGCACCGGCGGTTGGGACGTCAAGCCGCTGAGCCGGTACGGCATCCCGCAGATCCACGGCGCCGATGGCGGCGTCGGCGTGCGCTACACCAGCGAAGGCAACGACCAGGGCGTGGTGTATCCGTCGGGCCCGAACCTGGCGGCCAGTTGGAACCCGCGCCGCGCCATTGACCTGGGTCGCGCCCTGGGCTATGACACCGCCAGCGGCGGGTATCAGTTCGTCACCGGCCCCGGCATGAACCTGTACCGCATGCCGTACAGCGGCCGTGCGTTCGAGTACTTGTCCGGTGAAGACCCGTTTCTCGGCGCCAGCCTGGGGCCGGCGGTGATCAATGGCATCCAGTCGCGCGGGGTGTGGGCCAACGCCAAGCACTACGCGGCCAACGACCAGGAAAGCAACCGCTTCCACCTCGATGAAAGCATCAGCGAGCGGGTGCTGCGCGAGATGACCCTGCCATCGTTCGAGTCCGCCTCGAAGAACAGCAAAGTCGCCATGATGATGTGCGCCTTCCAGAAGGTGAATGGCGAGTTCGCCTGCGAAAACGCGCACCTGATCCACGACATCCTGAAGACCGAGTGGGGTTACCCAGGCTTCGTACAGAGCGACTACAACGCAGTGGTCAACGGCTTGCCGGCGGCGCAGGCCGGCACCGACCTGGACATGATGGGCTACCAGATGAACAGCACGGTGCTCAAGCCGTACCTGGACAGCGGCGAGCTGAGCAGCGCGACTCTCGATGACAAGGTGCGCCGCATCCTCAAGCAGATCTACCTGTACGCGTTCGACAGCAAGGCGCCGCTGACCCGCCACAACATGAACAGCGCCACCAGCAACCGCGTGGCCCTGAACGCGGCGCGCGAAGGCATTGTGCTGCTGAAGAACCAGAACAACCTGTTACCGCTGGACGCCAAGCAGGTCAAGACCATCGCGGTGGTCGGCAACCTGGCCAAGTACGCCCCACCGACCGGTTTCGGCAGCGCGAACGTGATGGCGGCCAATTACATCAGCGAGCTGAGCGGCCTGCGGCAATTGGCGCCGGGGGCCAAGGTCGAGTTTATCGACGGGTTGTCCCTGGACCCGGCCAGCTCCAGCTGGACCCATGCCGACAGCAATGGCAACCGTGTCAAAGGCTTGAAGACTGAGTTCTTCAGCAACAGCAACTGGTCCGGTGACCCGGCCGCCAGCCGCACCGACAACCATGTCGACCTGGACTGGTCCACCGATAGCCTGCCGGTGAACGGTGACACCGCCGCCACCTCGATCCGCTACAGCGGCCAAATCACCCCGACCGTCAGCGGCGAGCAGGTGTTCAAGGTACGCGCCGACGGTGCCGTGCGCCTCTACGTCAACGGCCAGAAAGTCCTCGACAACGGCGACGGCAAACCACTGCCCAACAACAGCATTCCGCCGACCATCCCGGTGTTCGCCAAGGTCAATCTGCAAGCCGGCCAACCGGTCGATATCAAGCTGGACTATTCGCGCCGCAACGGCTACCTCTCGACCATGGGCGGCCTGGTGGGCGTGCAGATGAGCTGGGCGTCGCTGGTTGCGCCACAGGACCTGGCCAAGTACGACGCCGTGCTGGTGGCCGCAGGCAACAGCAATGAGTACGAAGGTGAAGGCTTCGACCACGGATTCGACCTGCCGGAATTCCAGGGCCAATTGATCCAGAGCATCGCCAGGGTCAACCCCCACACCATCGTCACCCTGCACGGCGGCACCGGGCTGAAGATGAGCGACTGGATCGATCAGGTGCCGGCCGCGCTGCATGCGTTCTACCCAGGGCAGAACGGCGGCCAGGCGTTGGCGGAGATCCTGCTGGGCAAGGTCAACCCATCGGCCAAGTTGCCGATCAGCATTGAGCGCAACATCGAAGACAACCCGACCTACGCGACCTTCCCGACATTCGACAATCAGGAAACCCTGGCCACGATGAGCTACAAGAACGACCTGTTCCTGGGCTATCGCGGTTACGAGAAAAAAGGCATCAAACCGCTCTACCCGTTCGGCTACGGCCTGTCGTACACCACCTTCGGCTACAGCAACATCAGTGTGACCCCAGGGGTCGCGGTGGCGGGCGCGCCGATCAAGGTGTCGTTCGACCTGACCAACACCGGCAAGGTGGCGGGCGCCGAAGTCGCCGAGCTGTACGTGGGCCAGAACGCGCCGAAAGTCGAGCGCGCGCTCAAGGAACTCAAAGGCTACAAGAAGGTGTTCCTGAAACCTGGCGAGAGCAAGCGCGTGACGATCGAGCTCAACGATCGCTCACTGGCCTACTACGACGTCAAGCGCAAGCAATGGGTGGTGGACGCCGACAGCTTCACTCTGTCGGTGGGCGCCTCGTCCCAGGACATTCGCCTGAACGCCAGGCTGGTCAACCCGTTCCGCCAGGAACTCTCGACCACCACCAGCAACCCATTGCCGCGCTCGGCCCTCAATTCGACCCTGCGTGAGTCCACGGTCAAGACCGGCGGCGTACTGCATCAGGATGAAAGTGACAGCGGCACCGGTGACGGTGATGGTTACGACAGCAGCCAAGGCAGCGCTGCCGGTAACTGATGCTGGCGCGGTCTAGGGTGGGAGGGGGTTTGCTTCCGATGAGGGTGGATCAGTCACAGGTGTATCAGTTGACCCGCCGCCATCGGGGGCAAGCCCCCTCCCACATTTGAATGGTGTTCGGCTCAGGTTCTGATTGCCGCTTCGACCCGCGCAAGGTAGGTATCGAAGCGCGCCACCAGGTCCACCTGTTCCGCAAAGCGCAGCCATTGGATCTGTAGGCCATCCATCATGGCCAGGATTTCTTCCACCAGCCCGGCGATGTCGACATCGCCGCGCACCTCTCCGG
This region of Pseudomonas asgharzadehiana genomic DNA includes:
- a CDS encoding beta-glucosidase, which produces MSKRKMIGAQSAFALLALAVSHVQAATSPALDEGRVNRAEKAADNTLAKMTMEEKLAYIGGTGGWDVKPLSRYGIPQIHGADGGVGVRYTSEGNDQGVVYPSGPNLAASWNPRRAIDLGRALGYDTASGGYQFVTGPGMNLYRMPYSGRAFEYLSGEDPFLGASLGPAVINGIQSRGVWANAKHYAANDQESNRFHLDESISERVLREMTLPSFESASKNSKVAMMMCAFQKVNGEFACENAHLIHDILKTEWGYPGFVQSDYNAVVNGLPAAQAGTDLDMMGYQMNSTVLKPYLDSGELSSATLDDKVRRILKQIYLYAFDSKAPLTRHNMNSATSNRVALNAAREGIVLLKNQNNLLPLDAKQVKTIAVVGNLAKYAPPTGFGSANVMAANYISELSGLRQLAPGAKVEFIDGLSLDPASSSWTHADSNGNRVKGLKTEFFSNSNWSGDPAASRTDNHVDLDWSTDSLPVNGDTAATSIRYSGQITPTVSGEQVFKVRADGAVRLYVNGQKVLDNGDGKPLPNNSIPPTIPVFAKVNLQAGQPVDIKLDYSRRNGYLSTMGGLVGVQMSWASLVAPQDLAKYDAVLVAAGNSNEYEGEGFDHGFDLPEFQGQLIQSIARVNPHTIVTLHGGTGLKMSDWIDQVPAALHAFYPGQNGGQALAEILLGKVNPSAKLPISIERNIEDNPTYATFPTFDNQETLATMSYKNDLFLGYRGYEKKGIKPLYPFGYGLSYTTFGYSNISVTPGVAVAGAPIKVSFDLTNTGKVAGAEVAELYVGQNAPKVERALKELKGYKKVFLKPGESKRVTIELNDRSLAYYDVKRKQWVVDADSFTLSVGASSQDIRLNARLVNPFRQELSTTTSNPLPRSALNSTLRESTVKTGGVLHQDESDSGTGDGDGYDSSQGSAAGN